A portion of the Perognathus longimembris pacificus isolate PPM17 chromosome 20, ASM2315922v1, whole genome shotgun sequence genome contains these proteins:
- the LOC125338612 gene encoding cytochrome P450 2A5 isoform X1: MLASGMLLVAVLACLTVLVLMSVWRQRKLSGKLPPGPTPLPFLGNYLQLNTEQMYDSLMKLSDRFGPVFTVHLGPRRVVVLCGQDAVKEALVDQADEFSGRGEQATFDWLFKGYGVAFSNGERAKQLRRFSITTLRDFGVGKRGIEERIQEEAGFLIQALRDTRGTFIDPTFYLSRTVSNVISSIVFGDRFDYEDKEFLSLLRMMLGSFQFTATSTGQLYEMFYSIMKHLPGPQQQAFKELQGLEDFITKKVEQNQRTLDPNSPRDFIDSFLIRMLEEKKNPNTEFYMKNLVLTTLNLFFAGTETVSTTLRYGFLLLMKHPDVEAKVHEEIDRVIGKNRQPKFEDRAKMPYTEAVIHEIQRFGDMIPMGLARRVTKDTKFREFLLPKGTEVFPMLGSVLRDPKFFSNPRDFNPHHFLDDKGQFKKSDAFVPFSIGKRYCFGEGLARMELFLFLTTIMQNFHFKSTQPAQDIDVSPKHVGFATIPPTYTISFQPR; the protein is encoded by the exons ATGCTGGCCTCAGGCATGCTGCTGGTGGCCGTACTGGCCTGTCTGACTGTCCTGGTGTTGATGTCTGTCTGGCGGCAGAGGAAGCTGTCGGGAAAGCTGCCTCCAGGCCCCACGCCATTGCCTTTCCTTGGAAACTATCTGCAGCTCAACACGGAGCAGATGTACGATTCTCTCATGAAG CTGAGTGATCGCTTCGGCCCTGTGTTCACGGTTCACCTGGGCCCTCGCCGGGTCGTGGTGCTGTGTGGCCAGGATGCGGTGAAGGAAGCACTGGTGGATCAGGCCGATGAGTTCAGCGGGCGTGGGGAGCAGGCCACCTTCGACTGGCTCTTCAAAGGCTACG gCGTGGCCTTCAGCAATGGGGAGCGTGCCAAGCAGCTGAGGCGCTTCTCCATCACCACGCTGCGGGACTTTGGCGTGGGCAAGCGTGGCATTGAGGAGCGCATCCAGGAGGAGGCCGGCTTCCTCATCCAGGCGCTGCGGGACACACGCG GCACCTTCATTGACCCCACCTTCTACCTGAGCAGAACCGTCTCCAATGTCATCAGCTCCATTGTCTTTGGGGACCGCTTCGACTATGAGGACAAGGagttcctgtctctcctgcgAATGATGCTGGGCAGCTTCCAGTTCACAGCCACCTCCACCGGGCAG ctCTATGAGATGTTCTACTCCATCATGAAGCACCTGCCAGGACCACAGCAACAAGCCTTTAAGGAGCTGCAGGGGCTGGAGGATTTCATCACCAAGAAGGTGGAACAGAACCAGCGCACCCTGGACCCCAACTCCCCGCGAGACTTCATCGACTCCTTCCTCATCCGCATGCTGGAG GAGAAGAAGAACCCCAATACAGAATTCTACATGAAGAACCTGGTGCTCACCACCCTGAACCTCTTCTTTGCGGGCACAGAGACCGTCAGCACCACCTTGCGTTATGGCTTCCTGCTGCTCATGAAACACCCAGATGTGGAGG CCAAAGTCCATGAAGAGATTGATCGGGTCATTGGCAAAAACCGGCAGCCCAAGTTTGAGGACCGAGCAAAGATGCCCTACACAGAGGCTGTGATTCACGAGATCCAGAGATTTGGAGACATGATTCCCATGGGGCTGGCCCGCAGGGTCACAAAGGACACCAAGTTCCGGGAGTTCCTTCTGCCCAAG gGTACCGAAGTGTTCCCCATGCTGGGCTCTGTGCTTAGAGACCCCAAGTTCTTCTCTAACCCCCGAGATTTCAACCCTCACCACTTCCTGGATGACAAGGGACAGTTTAAGAAGAGTGACGCTTTTGTCCCCTTTTCCATCG GAAAGCGATACTGTTTTGGAGAAGGCCTGGCTAGAATGgagctctttcttttccttaccaCCATCATGCAGAACTTCCATTTCAAGTCCACGCAGCCGGCCCAAGACATCGACGTGTCCCCCAAACATGTGGGCTTTGCCACAATCCCACCAACCTATACTATAAGCTTCCAGCCTCGCTGA
- the LOC125339000 gene encoding cytochrome P450 2A5-like translates to MLASGMLLVAVLACLAVLMLMSVWRQRKLLGKLPPGPTPLPFLGNYLQLNTEQMYNSLMKLSDRFGPVFTVHLGPRRVVVLCGQDAVKEALLDQAEEFSGRGELATFNWLFQGYGLALGNGERAKQLRRFSIATLRDFGVGKHGIEERIQEEAGFLIQALRDTCGTFIDPTFYLSRTVSNVISSIIFGDRFDYEDKEFLSLLKMMQSSLKFTATSTGQLFEMFYSIMKHLPGPQQQVFKELQGLEDFITKKVEQNQRTLDPNSPRDFIDSFLIRMLEEKENPNTEFHMKNLVLTTLNLFFAGTESVSTTLRYGFLLLMKHPDVGAKVHEEIDRVIGKNRQPKVEDRAKMPYTEAVIHEIQRFLDIIPMGMAHRVTKDTKFREFLLPKGTEVFPMLGTVLKDPKFFSNPRDFNPHHFLDDKGQFKKNDAFVAFSLGKRYCFGEGLARMELFLFLTTIMQNFHFKSTQPAQDIDVSPEIVGLTTIPPTYTISFQPH, encoded by the exons ATGCTGGCCTCAGGCATGCTGCTGGTGGCCGTGCTGGCCTGTCTGGCTGTCCTCATGTTGATGTCTGTCTGGCGGCAGAGGAAGCTTTTGGGAAAGCTGCCTCCAGGCCCCACGCCATTGCCTTTCCTTGGAAACTATCTGCAGCTCAACACGGAGCAGATGTACAATTCTCTCATGAAG CTGAGCGATCGCTTCGGCCCCGTGTTCACGGTTCACCTGGGCCCTCGCCGGGTCGTGGTGCTGTGTGGCCAGGATGCGGTGAAGGAGGCACTGCTGGATCAAGCTGAGGAGTTCAGTGGGCGTGGGGAGCTGGCCACCTTCAACTGGCTCTTCCAAGGCTACG gCCTGGCCTTAGGCAATGGGGAGCGCGCCAAGCAGCTGAGGCGCTTCTCCATCGCCACATTGCGCGACTTTGGTGTAGGCAAGCATGGCATCGAGGAGCGCATCCAGGAGGAGGCGGGCTTCCTCATCCAGGCACTGCGGGACACGTGCG GCACCTTCATAGATCCCACCTTCTACCTGAGCAGAACCGTCTCCAATGTCATCAGCTCCATTATCTTTGGGGACCGCTTCGACTATGAGGACAAGGAGTTCCTTTCTCTCCTGAAAATGATGCAGAGCAGCTTGAAGTTCACAGCCACTTCCACTGGACAG CTCTTTGAGATGTTCTACTCCATCATGAAGCACCTGCCGGGACCACAGCAACAGGTCTTTAAGGAGCTGCAGGGGCTGGAGGATTTCATCACCAAGAAGGTGGAGCAGAACCAGCGCACCCTGGATCCCAACTCCCCTCGAGACTTCATCGATTCCTTCCTCATCCGCATGCTAGAG GAGAAGGAGAACCCCAATACGGAATTCCACATGAAGAACCTGGTGCTCACCACCCTGAACCTCTTCTTTGCGGGCACAGAGTCTGTCAGCACTACCTTGCGTTATGGCTTCCTGCTGCTCATGAAACACCCAGATGTGGGGG CCAAAGTCCACGAAGAGATTGATCGGGTCATTGGCAAAAACCGGCAGCCCAAGGTTGAGGACCGAGCAAAGATGCCCTACACAGAGGCTGTGATTCACGAGATCCAGAGATTTTTAGACATTATTCCCATGGGGATGGCCCACAGGGTCACAAAGGACACCAAGTTCCGGGAGTTCCTTCTGCCCAAG gGTACCGAAGTATTCCCCATGCTGGGCACTGTGCTTAAAGACCCCAAGTTCTTCTCTAACCCCCGAGATTTTAACCCTCACCACTTCCTGGATGACAAGGGACAGTTTAAGAAGAATGATGCTTTTGTCGCCTTTTCCCTTG GAAAGCGGTACTGTTTTGGAGAAGGCCTGGCTAGAATGgagctctttcttttccttaccaCCATCATGCAGAACTTCCATTTCAAGTCCACGCAGCCTGCCCAAGACATCGACGTGTCCCCCGAAATTGTGGGGCTCACCACAATCCCACCAACCTATACTATAAGCTTCCAGCCTCACTGA
- the LOC125338612 gene encoding cytochrome P450 2A5 isoform X2: protein MLASGMLLVAVLACLTVLVLMSVWRQRKLSGKLPPGPTPLPFLGNYLQLNTEQMYDSLMKLSDRFGPVFTVHLGPRRVVVLCGQDAVKEALVDQADEFSGRGEQATFDWLFKGYGVAFSNGERAKQLRRFSITTLRDFGVGKRGIEERIQEEAGFLIQALRDTRGTFIDPTFYLSRTVSNVISSIVFGDRFDYEDKEFLSLLRMMLGSFQFTATSTGQHLPGPQQQAFKELQGLEDFITKKVEQNQRTLDPNSPRDFIDSFLIRMLEEKKNPNTEFYMKNLVLTTLNLFFAGTETVSTTLRYGFLLLMKHPDVEAKVHEEIDRVIGKNRQPKFEDRAKMPYTEAVIHEIQRFGDMIPMGLARRVTKDTKFREFLLPKGTEVFPMLGSVLRDPKFFSNPRDFNPHHFLDDKGQFKKSDAFVPFSIGKRYCFGEGLARMELFLFLTTIMQNFHFKSTQPAQDIDVSPKHVGFATIPPTYTISFQPR, encoded by the exons ATGCTGGCCTCAGGCATGCTGCTGGTGGCCGTACTGGCCTGTCTGACTGTCCTGGTGTTGATGTCTGTCTGGCGGCAGAGGAAGCTGTCGGGAAAGCTGCCTCCAGGCCCCACGCCATTGCCTTTCCTTGGAAACTATCTGCAGCTCAACACGGAGCAGATGTACGATTCTCTCATGAAG CTGAGTGATCGCTTCGGCCCTGTGTTCACGGTTCACCTGGGCCCTCGCCGGGTCGTGGTGCTGTGTGGCCAGGATGCGGTGAAGGAAGCACTGGTGGATCAGGCCGATGAGTTCAGCGGGCGTGGGGAGCAGGCCACCTTCGACTGGCTCTTCAAAGGCTACG gCGTGGCCTTCAGCAATGGGGAGCGTGCCAAGCAGCTGAGGCGCTTCTCCATCACCACGCTGCGGGACTTTGGCGTGGGCAAGCGTGGCATTGAGGAGCGCATCCAGGAGGAGGCCGGCTTCCTCATCCAGGCGCTGCGGGACACACGCG GCACCTTCATTGACCCCACCTTCTACCTGAGCAGAACCGTCTCCAATGTCATCAGCTCCATTGTCTTTGGGGACCGCTTCGACTATGAGGACAAGGagttcctgtctctcctgcgAATGATGCTGGGCAGCTTCCAGTTCACAGCCACCTCCACCGGGCAG CACCTGCCAGGACCACAGCAACAAGCCTTTAAGGAGCTGCAGGGGCTGGAGGATTTCATCACCAAGAAGGTGGAACAGAACCAGCGCACCCTGGACCCCAACTCCCCGCGAGACTTCATCGACTCCTTCCTCATCCGCATGCTGGAG GAGAAGAAGAACCCCAATACAGAATTCTACATGAAGAACCTGGTGCTCACCACCCTGAACCTCTTCTTTGCGGGCACAGAGACCGTCAGCACCACCTTGCGTTATGGCTTCCTGCTGCTCATGAAACACCCAGATGTGGAGG CCAAAGTCCATGAAGAGATTGATCGGGTCATTGGCAAAAACCGGCAGCCCAAGTTTGAGGACCGAGCAAAGATGCCCTACACAGAGGCTGTGATTCACGAGATCCAGAGATTTGGAGACATGATTCCCATGGGGCTGGCCCGCAGGGTCACAAAGGACACCAAGTTCCGGGAGTTCCTTCTGCCCAAG gGTACCGAAGTGTTCCCCATGCTGGGCTCTGTGCTTAGAGACCCCAAGTTCTTCTCTAACCCCCGAGATTTCAACCCTCACCACTTCCTGGATGACAAGGGACAGTTTAAGAAGAGTGACGCTTTTGTCCCCTTTTCCATCG GAAAGCGATACTGTTTTGGAGAAGGCCTGGCTAGAATGgagctctttcttttccttaccaCCATCATGCAGAACTTCCATTTCAAGTCCACGCAGCCGGCCCAAGACATCGACGTGTCCCCCAAACATGTGGGCTTTGCCACAATCCCACCAACCTATACTATAAGCTTCCAGCCTCGCTGA